A window of Salmo trutta chromosome 5, fSalTru1.1, whole genome shotgun sequence contains these coding sequences:
- the LOC115193631 gene encoding anaphase-promoting complex subunit 1 isoform X2: MQCWTSATVTGHYNSQMCLSMLLSMVMAGSGNLKVLELCRVLHKRTRTMTHQMALGMLVLGGGRYTPTRPSLPFSVRSTTIFLPTAQITEHRGLCYEEITAELMAPTMLPELQLLNKIQVKGPLILEAVHRPEVRELHILKGRESTRKQVLTSQGNESAETMLACYFKRWKTSYRMKNTRVFVQVHSVQRWGCVSEWGWGCVCVPYEVDLRDWKNLLSHNVVNRNSEVRTFKVVLTLEQM, from the exons ATGCAGTGTTGGACATCAGCAACGGTT ACGGGCCACTATAACTCACAGATGTGTCTGAGcatgttgttgtccatggtgatGGCTGGCTCTGGTAACCTGAAGGTGCTGGAGCTCTGCCGCGTCCTCCACAAGAGGACCAGAACTATGACCCACCAAATGGCCCTGGGCATGCTCGTCCTGGGAGGAGGGAG GTACACTCCAACTCGGCCATCGCTGCCTTTCTCTGTGCGCTCTACCACCATTTTCCTGCCCACAGCACAGATAACCG AGCATAGGGGACTCTGTTATGAGGAGATTACAGCGGAACTGATGGCCCCCACCATGTTGCCTGAGCTGCAGCTCCTCAACAAG ATTCAAGTAAAAGGACCATTGATACTGGAAGCTGTCCATAGACCTGAAGTAAGGGAACTCCACATCTTGA agggacgagagagcacgagaaaacaagttttgaccAGTCAGGGAAATGAAAGTGCTGAAACCATGTTGGCTTGCTATTTTAAAAGATggaaaacaagctataggatgaaaaacaCCAGAGTTTTTgtgcag GTCCATTCTGTCCAGAGATGGGGTTGTGTATCTGAATGGGGATGGGGTTGTGTATGCGTGCCCTATGAGGTCGACCTTCGGGACTGGAAGAATCTATTATCTCACAACGTCGTCAACAGGAACTCAGAAGTCCGCACATTCAAG gtggtactgaccctggaacagatGTAG
- the LOC115193631 gene encoding anaphase-promoting complex subunit 1 isoform X1, producing MQCWTSATVTGHYNSQMCLSMLLSMVMAGSGNLKVLELCRVLHKRTRTMTHQMALGMLVLGGGRYTPTRPSLPFSVRSTTIFLPTAQITEHRGLCYEEITAELMAPTMLPELQLLNKIQVKGPLILEAVHRPEVRELHILKGRESTRKQVLTSQGNESAETMLACYFKRWKTSYRMKNTRVFVQVHSVQRWGCVSEWGWGCVCVPYEVDLRDWKNLLSHNVVNRNSEVRTFKPEAISTFPSDAALVSFAEYFCKASDSTRHVD from the exons ATGCAGTGTTGGACATCAGCAACGGTT ACGGGCCACTATAACTCACAGATGTGTCTGAGcatgttgttgtccatggtgatGGCTGGCTCTGGTAACCTGAAGGTGCTGGAGCTCTGCCGCGTCCTCCACAAGAGGACCAGAACTATGACCCACCAAATGGCCCTGGGCATGCTCGTCCTGGGAGGAGGGAG GTACACTCCAACTCGGCCATCGCTGCCTTTCTCTGTGCGCTCTACCACCATTTTCCTGCCCACAGCACAGATAACCG AGCATAGGGGACTCTGTTATGAGGAGATTACAGCGGAACTGATGGCCCCCACCATGTTGCCTGAGCTGCAGCTCCTCAACAAG ATTCAAGTAAAAGGACCATTGATACTGGAAGCTGTCCATAGACCTGAAGTAAGGGAACTCCACATCTTGA agggacgagagagcacgagaaaacaagttttgaccAGTCAGGGAAATGAAAGTGCTGAAACCATGTTGGCTTGCTATTTTAAAAGATggaaaacaagctataggatgaaaaacaCCAGAGTTTTTgtgcag GTCCATTCTGTCCAGAGATGGGGTTGTGTATCTGAATGGGGATGGGGTTGTGTATGCGTGCCCTATGAGGTCGACCTTCGGGACTGGAAGAATCTATTATCTCACAACGTCGTCAACAGGAACTCAGAAGTCCGCACATTCAAG CCCGAGGCCATCTCGACCTTCCCTTCCGACGCTGCCTTGGTCTCTTTcgctgaatacttctgtaaagcCTCGGATAGCACGAGACATGTTGATTAG
- the LOC115193631 gene encoding anaphase-promoting complex subunit 1 isoform X3: MQCWTSATVTGHYNSQMCLSMLLSMVMAGSGNLKVLELCRVLHKRTRTMTHQMALGMLVLGGGRYTPTRPSLPFSVRSTTIFLPTAQITEHRGLCYEEITAELMAPTMLPELQLLNKIQVKGPLILEAVHRPEVRELHILKGRESTRKQVLTSQGNESAETMLACYFKRWKTSYRMKNTRVFVQVHSVQRWGCVSEWGWGCVCVPYEVDLRDWKNLLSHNVVNRNSEVRTFKLTAMC; the protein is encoded by the exons ATGCAGTGTTGGACATCAGCAACGGTT ACGGGCCACTATAACTCACAGATGTGTCTGAGcatgttgttgtccatggtgatGGCTGGCTCTGGTAACCTGAAGGTGCTGGAGCTCTGCCGCGTCCTCCACAAGAGGACCAGAACTATGACCCACCAAATGGCCCTGGGCATGCTCGTCCTGGGAGGAGGGAG GTACACTCCAACTCGGCCATCGCTGCCTTTCTCTGTGCGCTCTACCACCATTTTCCTGCCCACAGCACAGATAACCG AGCATAGGGGACTCTGTTATGAGGAGATTACAGCGGAACTGATGGCCCCCACCATGTTGCCTGAGCTGCAGCTCCTCAACAAG ATTCAAGTAAAAGGACCATTGATACTGGAAGCTGTCCATAGACCTGAAGTAAGGGAACTCCACATCTTGA agggacgagagagcacgagaaaacaagttttgaccAGTCAGGGAAATGAAAGTGCTGAAACCATGTTGGCTTGCTATTTTAAAAGATggaaaacaagctataggatgaaaaacaCCAGAGTTTTTgtgcag GTCCATTCTGTCCAGAGATGGGGTTGTGTATCTGAATGGGGATGGGGTTGTGTATGCGTGCCCTATGAGGTCGACCTTCGGGACTGGAAGAATCTATTATCTCACAACGTCGTCAACAGGAACTCAGAAGTCCGCACATTCAAG TTAACAGCCATGTGTTGA
- the LOC115193631 gene encoding anaphase-promoting complex subunit 1 isoform X6, protein MQCWTSATVTGHYNSQMCLSMLLSMVMAGSGNLKVLELCRVLHKRTRTMTHQMALGMLVLGGGRYTPTRPSLPFSVRSTTIFLPTAQITEHRGLCYEEITAELMAPTMLPELQLLNKYRERFK, encoded by the exons ATGCAGTGTTGGACATCAGCAACGGTT ACGGGCCACTATAACTCACAGATGTGTCTGAGcatgttgttgtccatggtgatGGCTGGCTCTGGTAACCTGAAGGTGCTGGAGCTCTGCCGCGTCCTCCACAAGAGGACCAGAACTATGACCCACCAAATGGCCCTGGGCATGCTCGTCCTGGGAGGAGGGAG GTACACTCCAACTCGGCCATCGCTGCCTTTCTCTGTGCGCTCTACCACCATTTTCCTGCCCACAGCACAGATAACCG AGCATAGGGGACTCTGTTATGAGGAGATTACAGCGGAACTGATGGCCCCCACCATGTTGCCTGAGCTGCAGCTCCTCAACAAG tacagggaaag ATTCAAGTAA
- the LOC115193631 gene encoding anaphase-promoting complex subunit 1 isoform X4, translating to MQCWTSATVTGHYNSQMCLSMLLSMVMAGSGNLKVLELCRVLHKRTRTMTHQMALGMLVLGGGRYTPTRPSLPFSVRSTTIFLPTAQITEHRGLCYEEITAELMAPTMLPELQLLNKIQVKGPLILEAVHRPEVHSVQRWGCVSEWGWGCVCVPYEVDLRDWKNLLSHNVVNRNSEVRTFKVVLTLEQM from the exons ATGCAGTGTTGGACATCAGCAACGGTT ACGGGCCACTATAACTCACAGATGTGTCTGAGcatgttgttgtccatggtgatGGCTGGCTCTGGTAACCTGAAGGTGCTGGAGCTCTGCCGCGTCCTCCACAAGAGGACCAGAACTATGACCCACCAAATGGCCCTGGGCATGCTCGTCCTGGGAGGAGGGAG GTACACTCCAACTCGGCCATCGCTGCCTTTCTCTGTGCGCTCTACCACCATTTTCCTGCCCACAGCACAGATAACCG AGCATAGGGGACTCTGTTATGAGGAGATTACAGCGGAACTGATGGCCCCCACCATGTTGCCTGAGCTGCAGCTCCTCAACAAG ATTCAAGTAAAAGGACCATTGATACTGGAAGCTGTCCATAGACCTGAA GTCCATTCTGTCCAGAGATGGGGTTGTGTATCTGAATGGGGATGGGGTTGTGTATGCGTGCCCTATGAGGTCGACCTTCGGGACTGGAAGAATCTATTATCTCACAACGTCGTCAACAGGAACTCAGAAGTCCGCACATTCAAG gtggtactgaccctggaacagatGTAG
- the LOC115193631 gene encoding anaphase-promoting complex subunit 1 isoform X5: MQCWTSATVTGHYNSQMCLSMLLSMVMAGSGNLKVLELCRVLHKRTRTMTHQMALGMLVLGGGRYTPTRPSLPFSVRSTTIFLPTAQITEHRGLCYEEITAELMAPTMLPELQLLNKIQVKGPLILEAVHRPERDERARENKF, encoded by the exons ATGCAGTGTTGGACATCAGCAACGGTT ACGGGCCACTATAACTCACAGATGTGTCTGAGcatgttgttgtccatggtgatGGCTGGCTCTGGTAACCTGAAGGTGCTGGAGCTCTGCCGCGTCCTCCACAAGAGGACCAGAACTATGACCCACCAAATGGCCCTGGGCATGCTCGTCCTGGGAGGAGGGAG GTACACTCCAACTCGGCCATCGCTGCCTTTCTCTGTGCGCTCTACCACCATTTTCCTGCCCACAGCACAGATAACCG AGCATAGGGGACTCTGTTATGAGGAGATTACAGCGGAACTGATGGCCCCCACCATGTTGCCTGAGCTGCAGCTCCTCAACAAG ATTCAAGTAAAAGGACCATTGATACTGGAAGCTGTCCATAGACCTGAA agggacgagagagcacgagaaaacaagttttga